A section of the Leptospira semungkisensis genome encodes:
- a CDS encoding MBL fold metallo-hydrolase: protein MRIKFWGVRGSISSPVQGDLIRSKILRILSLASPSDLQSPEAIEDFLDSLALSNWSTYGGNTTCIEVRDKEDKLVIIDGGTGLRELGNSILHEGYGAGKGKAVWIFTHTHWDHIQGIPFFVPLYTPGNKFEFVSSVENLEERLRYQHTFTHFPVPFDGFHAEKIFRHVPEGRAFRVTDSVTAISKAVRHPGGSFSYRFEEDGKAFIFASDAEFNLDEMENIEDYLNYFRGADVLIFDTQYTFEESLQKIDWGHSTASMATDIALRANVKKLVMFHHDPSYDDEKLDAVYLRAIKYKEMFDPQNQLEIVMAREGLEIQI, encoded by the coding sequence ATGCGGATAAAATTTTGGGGAGTACGGGGCTCCATTTCTTCTCCCGTCCAAGGCGATCTGATCCGGTCCAAGATTCTTAGAATTCTAAGTCTCGCTTCTCCTTCTGACCTCCAGAGTCCCGAGGCTATCGAGGACTTTTTAGACTCTCTCGCTCTATCTAACTGGAGTACGTATGGTGGAAATACTACCTGCATAGAGGTCCGAGATAAGGAAGACAAACTCGTCATCATTGATGGAGGAACTGGTCTTCGGGAATTAGGTAATTCCATCTTGCATGAAGGATACGGTGCCGGAAAGGGAAAGGCAGTCTGGATCTTTACTCATACTCATTGGGATCATATCCAAGGCATTCCATTCTTCGTTCCTCTATATACTCCCGGAAATAAATTCGAGTTCGTAAGTTCAGTAGAGAATTTAGAAGAGAGACTTCGCTACCAGCATACATTTACGCATTTTCCCGTTCCTTTCGATGGCTTTCATGCTGAAAAGATATTTCGACATGTGCCTGAGGGAAGGGCATTCAGAGTTACCGATTCAGTCACTGCTATCTCCAAGGCAGTCCGTCATCCAGGGGGAAGCTTCTCCTACAGATTCGAAGAAGACGGTAAGGCATTCATCTTTGCCTCCGACGCAGAATTCAACTTAGATGAGATGGAGAATATAGAAGACTATCTGAATTATTTCAGAGGAGCCGATGTTCTTATTTTCGATACCCAATATACTTTTGAAGAATCTCTGCAAAAGATCGATTGGGGTCACAGCACAGCTTCCATGGCGACTGATATTGCACTGAGAGCTAATGTTAAGAAATTAGTAATGTTCCACCACGATCCTTCTTACGATGACGAGAAGTTGGACGCGGTATACTTAAGAGCGATCAAATACAAGGAAATGTTTGATCCTCAGAACCAATTAGAGATTGTCATGGCCAGAGAAGGCCTTGAGATCCAAATCTAA
- a CDS encoding STAS domain-containing protein: MEGFQTDVSLENGACIVKIQGNVSLKNAFALKELIIRQFDEGHKDIILDFEGDVYLDSSGIGAIFNTQKYVMERHGHLKLRNLSRDVMTILRIANLDKHLDIIQ, encoded by the coding sequence TTGGAAGGTTTTCAGACAGATGTGTCCTTAGAGAACGGAGCTTGCATAGTCAAGATCCAGGGGAATGTTAGTCTCAAGAATGCGTTTGCGTTAAAAGAGCTGATCATTCGCCAGTTCGATGAAGGCCATAAGGACATCATCCTGGACTTCGAAGGCGATGTTTATCTGGATTCTTCCGGCATCGGGGCAATCTTCAATACCCAAAAATATGTGATGGAAAGACATGGACATCTCAAACTTAGAAATCTAAGCAGAGACGTGATGACCATTTTACGGATCGCTAATTTGGATAAACATCTGGATATTATCCAGTAA